One Streptomyces sp. B21-105 genomic region harbors:
- a CDS encoding FmdB family zinc ribbon protein: MPRYEYRCRTCGDTFELSRPMAQSADPADCPAGHDDTVKLLSTVAVGGTRSAPAPQTGGGGGGGCCGGGCCS, translated from the coding sequence ATGCCTCGCTACGAGTACCGCTGCCGGACCTGCGGCGACACCTTCGAACTGAGCCGCCCGATGGCGCAGTCGGCCGACCCCGCCGACTGCCCTGCCGGGCACGACGATACGGTCAAACTTCTGTCAACGGTGGCCGTCGGCGGAACGAGGTCCGCCCCCGCGCCCCAGACGGGCGGCGGGGGCGGAGGCGGCTGCTGCGGCGGGGGCTGCTGCTCCTGA
- a CDS encoding HAD family hydrolase: MPVLVASDLDRTLIYSAAALALTMPDARAPRLLCVEVHEARPLSFMTETAAQLLTDLGDAALFMPTTTRTRKQYQRINLPGPPPKYAVCANGGHLLVDGATDHDWHARVLARLAEECAPLAEVQEYLTKTADPLWLRKQRVAEDLFAYLVVERELLPEEWVKELAAWAENRGWTVSLQGRKIYAVPKPLTKSAAVREVARRTGAELTLAAGDSLLDADLLLAADRGWRPGHGELADAAWAAPRITALPERGVLAGERILREFLKSCRGGWSA, from the coding sequence ATGCCGGTTCTGGTGGCGAGCGACCTCGACCGCACGCTCATCTACTCGGCGGCGGCGCTGGCACTGACCATGCCGGACGCGCGGGCGCCGCGGCTGCTGTGCGTGGAGGTGCATGAGGCGAGACCGCTGTCGTTCATGACCGAGACGGCGGCGCAGCTGCTCACCGACCTCGGGGACGCCGCGCTGTTCATGCCGACGACCACCCGGACGCGCAAGCAGTACCAGCGCATCAACCTCCCCGGGCCGCCGCCGAAGTACGCGGTCTGCGCCAACGGCGGCCATCTCCTCGTCGACGGGGCGACCGACCACGACTGGCACGCACGCGTGCTGGCGCGGCTGGCCGAGGAGTGCGCGCCGCTCGCGGAGGTGCAGGAGTACCTGACGAAGACGGCGGACCCGCTGTGGCTGCGCAAGCAGCGGGTCGCCGAGGACCTGTTCGCCTACCTCGTCGTGGAGCGCGAGCTGCTGCCCGAGGAGTGGGTGAAGGAGCTGGCGGCCTGGGCGGAGAACCGCGGCTGGACCGTGTCCCTCCAGGGCCGCAAGATCTACGCCGTGCCGAAGCCGCTCACCAAGAGCGCGGCCGTGCGCGAGGTGGCCCGCCGCACCGGCGCCGAACTGACGCTGGCGGCGGGCGACTCGCTGCTCGACGCCGACCTGCTGCTGGCCGCGGACCGCGGCTGGCGGCCGGGCCATGGCGAGCTGGCCGACGCGGCGTGGGCGGCTCCGCGGATCACGGCCCTGCCGGAGCGCGGCGTGCTGGCCGGGGAGCGCATCCTGCGCGAGTTCCTGAAGAGCTGCCGCGGAGGGTGGTCCGCGTAA
- a CDS encoding phosphoribosyltransferase produces MRNAVNNGVWSGSWVAERLGLELVGDDALPEMLGLALRRNPKRAHLLVSHVLGKHVPQSPAVVHGHGLALGRRVRELLGPDEAAKAVVLGYAETATGLGHCVADGVGVAPYLHSTRRPVPGVATAGGFEESHSHATSHLLLPKDPTLLVGDGPLVLVDDEFSTGNTVLNTIRDLHGRYPRDRYVVVALVDMRSAADAGRLDDFAREIGARVDLVATASGTVLLPEGVLEKGQELVARHEAEAAANGERSSPGARGTARQATTDPHPDGAPGPDDDRAARQPRSPGRLTRVDLHWPRGLPDGGRHGFTPEHRHRLQTALPAMAARLAEAIPDDARSVLVLGFEELMYTPLRLARELEEALPAEVRYSTTTRSPVLAVDDPGYAIRSRIVFPAHDDPADGAGERYAYNVAGGGFDAVVAVVDSVADTPLLHAPDGLLSRLAAHTPHVVLAVVPSYVPEPLYAAALPEMRPHMLPEPLRGPAFSSYAPEEVGWLLQDLSDVTLEAPTEEREEAIQSGGAHYAESLPVEYQPSEQYQELFHAALQTSAARIAQAVGVVTETVIAERSPRPVLVSLARAGTPVGVLMRRWAQFRHGLELPHYAVSIVRGRGIDANALRWLAAHHDPRDVVFVDGWTGKGAITRELAAAIEEFEAGGGAVGFDPEIAVLADPGSCVRTYGTRDDFLIPSACLNSTVSGLISRTVLRADLVGPDDFHGAKFYRELAGADVSADFLDAVSARFPEVAEAVGGAVKELLAGDRTPSWEGWAAVERISEEYGIHDVNLVKPGVGETTRVLLRRVPWKILARAGAGADLDHVRLLAGQRGVPVEEVGGLPYTCVGLIHPQFTRGATGADGKAVTV; encoded by the coding sequence ATGAGAAACGCAGTGAACAACGGGGTCTGGTCCGGGAGCTGGGTCGCCGAGCGGCTCGGACTGGAACTGGTGGGCGACGACGCGCTGCCGGAGATGCTGGGACTGGCGCTGCGCCGCAACCCCAAGCGGGCGCATCTGCTGGTCTCCCACGTCCTGGGCAAGCACGTCCCGCAGTCCCCGGCGGTCGTCCACGGCCATGGCCTCGCCCTCGGCCGCCGGGTGCGGGAGCTGCTCGGCCCCGACGAAGCGGCGAAGGCCGTCGTCCTCGGCTACGCGGAGACGGCCACCGGTCTCGGCCACTGTGTCGCGGACGGCGTCGGCGTCGCCCCGTATCTGCACTCCACCCGGCGTCCGGTCCCGGGCGTCGCGACGGCGGGCGGCTTCGAGGAGTCCCACTCCCACGCCACCTCCCACCTGCTGCTGCCCAAGGACCCGACGCTGCTGGTCGGCGACGGCCCGCTGGTGCTGGTGGACGACGAGTTCTCCACCGGCAACACGGTGCTGAACACGATCCGGGATCTGCACGGGCGCTATCCGCGGGACCGGTACGTCGTCGTCGCCCTCGTCGACATGCGCTCGGCGGCCGACGCGGGCCGCCTCGACGACTTCGCCCGTGAGATCGGCGCCCGGGTGGACCTGGTCGCCACCGCCTCGGGCACGGTGCTCCTGCCGGAGGGGGTGCTGGAGAAGGGGCAGGAACTCGTCGCCCGGCACGAGGCCGAGGCCGCCGCGAACGGTGAGCGGTCGTCCCCAGGGGCGCGGGGAACCGCGCGACAAGCCACGACGGACCCGCATCCGGACGGCGCCCCCGGCCCGGACGACGACCGCGCCGCCCGGCAGCCGAGGTCCCCCGGCCGCCTCACCCGCGTGGACCTGCACTGGCCGCGCGGCCTCCCCGACGGCGGCCGGCACGGCTTCACGCCGGAGCACCGGCACCGGCTGCAGACCGCGCTGCCCGCGATGGCGGCCCGCCTCGCCGAGGCGATACCCGACGACGCCCGGAGCGTCCTCGTCCTCGGCTTCGAGGAGCTGATGTACACGCCGCTGCGGCTGGCACGGGAGCTGGAGGAGGCCCTGCCCGCCGAGGTGCGCTACTCGACCACCACCCGCTCGCCCGTCCTCGCGGTCGACGACCCCGGCTACGCGATACGCAGCCGAATCGTTTTCCCCGCCCACGACGACCCCGCCGACGGCGCCGGCGAGCGCTATGCCTATAACGTCGCAGGCGGCGGCTTCGACGCCGTCGTCGCCGTCGTGGACTCCGTGGCGGACACCCCGCTGCTGCACGCCCCCGACGGCCTTCTGTCCCGGCTCGCCGCGCACACCCCGCACGTCGTCCTCGCGGTCGTCCCCTCGTACGTCCCCGAACCGCTGTACGCAGCCGCACTGCCCGAAATGAGACCCCACATGCTGCCCGAGCCCCTTCGCGGCCCCGCCTTCTCCTCGTACGCGCCCGAGGAGGTCGGCTGGCTGCTCCAGGACCTCTCGGACGTGACGCTGGAGGCGCCGACCGAGGAGCGGGAGGAGGCCATCCAGAGCGGCGGCGCGCACTACGCCGAGTCGCTGCCCGTCGAGTACCAGCCCAGCGAGCAGTACCAGGAGCTGTTCCACGCGGCGCTTCAGACCTCGGCGGCGCGGATCGCGCAGGCCGTGGGCGTCGTCACGGAGACCGTGATCGCCGAACGGTCCCCGCGGCCCGTCCTCGTCTCGCTCGCCCGCGCCGGCACCCCCGTCGGCGTGCTGATGCGCCGCTGGGCGCAGTTCCGGCACGGTCTCGAACTGCCGCACTACGCGGTGTCGATCGTGCGCGGCCGGGGCATCGACGCCAACGCGCTGCGCTGGCTCGCGGCCCACCACGACCCGCGGGACGTCGTGTTCGTCGACGGCTGGACCGGCAAGGGCGCGATCACCCGCGAACTGGCCGCGGCGATCGAGGAGTTCGAGGCGGGCGGCGGCGCGGTCGGCTTCGACCCGGAGATCGCGGTGCTGGCCGACCCGGGCTCCTGCGTGCGGACGTACGGCACCCGCGACGACTTCCTCATTCCGTCCGCCTGCCTCAACTCGACCGTCTCGGGGCTGATCTCACGGACCGTCCTGCGCGCCGACCTGGTCGGGCCGGACGACTTCCACGGCGCGAAGTTCTACCGCGAACTCGCCGGCGCGGACGTCTCGGCGGACTTCCTGGACGCCGTGTCGGCCCGCTTCCCCGAGGTCGCGGAAGCCGTCGGCGGCGCGGTGAAGGAACTGCTGGCCGGTGACCGCACGCCGAGCTGGGAGGGCTGGGCGGCGGTCGAGCGGATCAGCGAGGAGTACGGCATCCACGACGTCAACCTGGTCAAGCCCGGCGTCGGCGAGACCACCCGGGTGCTGCTGCGCCGGGTGCCGTGGAAGATCCTGGCGCGCGCCGGCGCGGGCGCCGACCTGGACCACGTACGGCTGCTCGCCGGACAGCGAGGGGTGCCCGTCGAGGAGGTCGGCGGCCTGCCGTACACCTGCGTGGGGCTGATCCACCCGCAGTTCACCCGCGGCGCGACCGGCGCCGACGGCAAGGCGGTGACGGTCTGA
- a CDS encoding HpcH/HpaI aldolase/citrate lyase family protein, with protein MRHFGHLAPEVRQRLFHREPCVFDPDSPARLLSAALGATLYSPATRPRLADDVVKQTGRGVVSMVLCLEDSIGDDDVEAGEENLVRQFADLADRPGVEPPLLFIRVRTPEQIPDLVRRLGGSVRLLSGFVFPKFTEERGIPFLEALAGAEAASGHRLFGMPVLETPELMYRESRVDALEGIARAVDKYRSRVLALRLGVTDFCSAYGLRRAPDMTAYDVQIVASVIADVVNMLGRADGSGFTVTGPVWEYFRVPERMFKPMLRHSPFLEGQAVELRERLIEHAMDGLLREISLDQANGLLGKTCIHPSHVPAVHALSVVSHEEYSDAADILRPERGGGGVLRSQYTNKMNEVKPHRAWAERTMLRAEVFGVAHEDVSFVDLLAAGIPG; from the coding sequence ATGCGTCATTTCGGGCACCTCGCCCCTGAGGTGCGACAGCGCCTCTTCCACCGGGAGCCGTGCGTCTTCGACCCGGACTCGCCGGCCAGGCTGCTCTCCGCCGCCCTGGGCGCCACGCTCTACAGCCCGGCCACCCGGCCCCGGCTGGCGGACGACGTCGTCAAGCAGACCGGGCGCGGCGTGGTGTCGATGGTGCTGTGCCTGGAGGACTCCATCGGCGACGACGACGTCGAGGCCGGCGAGGAGAACCTCGTCCGGCAGTTCGCCGACCTCGCGGACCGGCCGGGCGTGGAGCCGCCGCTGCTCTTCATCCGGGTGCGCACGCCCGAGCAGATCCCCGACCTGGTCCGCCGGCTCGGCGGCTCCGTAAGGCTGCTCAGCGGGTTCGTGTTCCCGAAGTTCACCGAGGAGCGGGGCATCCCGTTCCTGGAGGCGCTGGCCGGCGCGGAGGCGGCGAGCGGGCACCGCCTGTTCGGCATGCCCGTGCTGGAGACGCCGGAGCTGATGTACCGCGAGTCGCGGGTGGACGCCCTGGAGGGCATCGCTCGCGCCGTCGACAAGTACCGCAGCCGGGTCCTCGCGCTGCGCCTCGGCGTGACCGACTTCTGCTCCGCGTACGGACTGCGCCGGGCGCCCGACATGACCGCCTACGACGTCCAGATCGTCGCCTCGGTGATCGCCGACGTGGTGAACATGCTCGGCCGGGCCGACGGCAGCGGGTTCACGGTGACCGGGCCGGTGTGGGAGTACTTCCGGGTCCCCGAGCGCATGTTCAAGCCGATGCTGCGGCACAGTCCCTTCCTGGAGGGGCAGGCGGTGGAGCTGCGCGAGAGACTGATCGAGCACGCGATGGACGGTCTGCTGCGCGAGATCTCCCTCGACCAGGCCAACGGCCTGCTCGGCAAGACCTGCATCCATCCCTCGCACGTGCCGGCCGTGCACGCGCTGTCCGTGGTCAGTCACGAAGAGTACAGCGACGCGGCGGACATCCTGCGGCCGGAACGCGGCGGTGGGGGTGTACTGCGGTCGCAGTACACGAACAAGATGAACGAGGTGAAGCCGCACCGCGCCTGGGCCGAGCGCACCATGCTCCGCGCGGAGGTCTTCGGCGTCGCGCACGAGGACGTCAGCTTCGTCGACCTGCTCGCAGCCGGCATCCCCGGCTGA
- a CDS encoding TerD family protein, with amino-acid sequence MTHAMLKGSNVPLKATTVRAVLRWTPGQGVPDVDASALLLGLDGRVRSDEDFVFYNQPRHPSGKVWRLGKKRVSEGLTDTIQTDLSGVESGVGRILLTASADGVTFDRVRSLTIELYDATRDGAPLATFDIRPETGQETALICGELYRRGEGWKFRALGEGYSNGLKGLATDFGISVDESEEADVPEAATPAPQTPSLSQPLPPEQPASAVPQQPPAYGYPASLPTYGYGYPDGSFRLPPQGPQFVGR; translated from the coding sequence ATGACGCACGCGATGCTGAAGGGGTCGAACGTCCCGCTGAAAGCCACCACGGTGCGCGCCGTGCTGCGCTGGACCCCCGGGCAGGGGGTCCCGGACGTCGACGCCTCCGCGCTGCTCCTCGGTCTCGACGGTCGTGTGCGCTCCGACGAGGACTTCGTCTTCTACAACCAGCCCCGGCACCCGTCCGGGAAGGTGTGGCGGCTCGGCAAGAAGCGGGTCTCCGAGGGCCTCACCGACACGATCCAGACGGATCTGTCCGGTGTCGAGTCCGGTGTCGGCCGTATTCTCCTGACCGCTTCGGCGGACGGCGTCACCTTCGACCGCGTACGTTCCCTCACCATCGAGCTGTATGACGCGACGCGCGACGGCGCACCGCTGGCCACCTTCGACATCCGCCCCGAGACGGGCCAGGAGACGGCCCTGATCTGCGGCGAGCTGTACCGGCGCGGGGAGGGCTGGAAGTTCCGCGCGCTGGGCGAGGGCTACTCCAACGGTCTCAAGGGGCTGGCCACCGACTTCGGCATCTCGGTCGACGAGTCCGAGGAGGCCGACGTCCCCGAGGCCGCCACGCCGGCTCCGCAGACGCCCAGCCTGTCGCAGCCGCTGCCGCCGGAGCAGCCTGCGTCGGCCGTCCCCCAGCAGCCGCCGGCCTACGGCTACCCGGCCAGCCTGCCGACCTACGGCTACGGCTACCCGGACGGCTCGTTCCGGCTGCCGCCGCAGGGACCGCAGTTCGTCGGCCGGTGA
- a CDS encoding TerD family protein — protein sequence MGIFDGLLGSRATDFDSGNAATNAIELTKRHSQVSLTKQGAATGNLRVNLAWRMRTSDIGGPQRESLLRHPFKALRPPEVVGHSQSMVNVDLDLGCLYELADGTKGVVQPLGGLLGDVNGAPYVKLSGDDRFGSASGETMYVNLDHRDEIKRLLVFVYIYDQTPAFDRTHAIVTLYPSNGPRIEIGLDERHPEARSCAVVMIENVKGELMVRREVRFVYGFQAELDRLYGWGLQWGRGYKTKADR from the coding sequence ATGGGCATCTTCGACGGGCTCCTGGGCAGCCGCGCGACCGACTTCGACTCGGGCAACGCGGCCACGAACGCGATCGAGCTGACCAAACGGCACAGCCAGGTCTCCCTCACCAAACAGGGGGCCGCCACCGGCAACCTGCGCGTCAACCTGGCCTGGCGGATGCGGACGTCCGACATCGGCGGGCCGCAGCGGGAGAGCCTGCTGCGCCACCCCTTCAAGGCGCTGCGGCCGCCGGAGGTCGTCGGGCACAGCCAGAGCATGGTCAACGTCGACCTCGACCTCGGCTGCCTGTACGAGCTGGCCGACGGGACGAAGGGCGTCGTGCAGCCCCTCGGCGGCCTGCTCGGGGACGTGAACGGGGCGCCGTACGTGAAGCTCAGCGGAGACGACCGGTTCGGGTCGGCGTCCGGCGAGACGATGTACGTCAACCTCGACCACCGGGACGAGATAAAACGACTGCTCGTCTTCGTGTACATCTACGACCAGACGCCGGCCTTCGACCGCACCCACGCGATCGTCACCCTGTACCCGAGCAACGGGCCGCGGATCGAGATCGGCCTCGACGAGCGGCACCCCGAGGCCCGCTCCTGCGCGGTGGTGATGATCGAGAACGTCAAGGGCGAACTGATGGTGCGGCGCGAGGTGCGGTTCGTCTACGGCTTCCAGGCGGAGCTGGACCGGCTGTACGGGTGGGGACTGCAGTGGGGGCGCGGCTACAAGACGAAGGCGGACCGGTAG
- a CDS encoding DUF475 domain-containing protein produces the protein MLLKTFGWSFAITALGLVAAAFYGGWEALGIVAILCILEISLSFDNAVVNAGILKKMNAFWQKIFLTIGVLIAVFGMRLVFPVVIVAISAKIGPIDAVDLALNDKDKYQQLVTDAHPSIAAFGGMFLLMIFLDFIFEDRDIQWLRWIERPLAKLGKVDMLSVCIALIVLLITSFTFAAHAHQHGGAHVDKAETVLISGIAGLITYMIVGGLSGYFEDKLEEEEEREHEAEEEAARSGKQRPAVVLAGQAAFFMFLYLEVLDASFSFDGVIGAFAVTNDIVLMALGLGVGAMYVRSLTVYLVRQGTLDDYVYLEHGAHYAIGALAVLLMITIQYQIHEVITGLVGVLLIAWSFWSSVRRNKALAAAEGKATAPDEKTEVSSGV, from the coding sequence GTGCTTCTGAAAACTTTCGGCTGGTCGTTCGCGATCACCGCGCTCGGCCTGGTCGCAGCGGCCTTCTACGGGGGGTGGGAGGCCCTCGGCATCGTGGCGATCCTCTGCATCCTGGAGATCTCGCTGTCGTTCGACAACGCGGTGGTCAACGCCGGAATCCTGAAGAAGATGAATGCCTTCTGGCAGAAGATCTTCCTCACGATCGGTGTGCTCATCGCCGTCTTCGGCATGCGGCTGGTCTTCCCCGTCGTCATCGTCGCCATCAGCGCGAAGATCGGCCCGATCGACGCGGTCGACCTCGCCCTCAACGACAAGGACAAGTACCAGCAGCTCGTCACCGACGCCCACCCGTCGATCGCCGCGTTCGGTGGCATGTTCCTGCTGATGATCTTCCTGGACTTCATCTTCGAGGACCGGGACATCCAGTGGCTGCGCTGGATCGAGCGCCCGCTGGCCAAGCTCGGCAAGGTCGACATGCTGTCGGTCTGCATCGCGCTGATCGTCCTGCTGATCACCTCCTTCACCTTCGCCGCCCACGCCCATCAGCACGGCGGGGCGCACGTCGACAAGGCGGAGACGGTCCTGATCTCCGGCATCGCCGGCCTGATCACGTACATGATCGTCGGCGGTCTCTCCGGCTACTTCGAGGACAAGCTCGAGGAAGAGGAGGAGCGGGAGCACGAGGCGGAGGAAGAGGCCGCGCGCAGCGGGAAGCAGCGCCCGGCGGTCGTCCTCGCCGGCCAGGCCGCGTTCTTCATGTTCCTCTACCTCGAGGTGCTGGACGCGTCCTTCTCCTTCGACGGTGTGATCGGCGCGTTCGCCGTCACCAACGACATCGTCCTGATGGCCCTCGGTCTCGGCGTCGGCGCCATGTACGTCCGGTCCCTCACCGTGTACCTGGTCCGCCAGGGCACCCTCGACGACTACGTCTACCTCGAGCACGGCGCCCACTACGCGATCGGCGCCCTCGCGGTGCTCCTCATGATCACCATTCAGTACCAGATCCACGAGGTCATCACCGGCCTCGTCGGTGTCCTCCTGATCGCCTGGTCCTTCTGGTCCTCCGTGCGCCGCAACAAGGCGCTGGCAGCGGCAGAGGGAAAAGCGACGGCCCCGGACGAGAAGACTGAGGTCTCGTCCGGGGTGTGA
- a CDS encoding TerD family protein codes for MGVTLAKGGNVSLSKAAPNLTQVMVGLGWDARSTTGAPFDLDASALLCTGGRVMGDEWFVFYNQLQSPDGSVEHTGDNLTGEGEGDDESLIVNLLKVPPQCDKIVFPVSIHMADERGQTFGQVSNAFIRVVNQADGQELARYDLSEDAGTETAMIFGELYRYQGEWKFRAVGQGYASGLRGIALDFGVNVS; via the coding sequence ATGGGCGTCACGCTCGCCAAGGGGGGCAACGTCTCCCTGTCCAAGGCCGCGCCGAACCTCACGCAGGTGATGGTCGGACTCGGCTGGGACGCGCGCTCCACCACCGGAGCCCCCTTCGACCTGGACGCCAGCGCTCTGCTGTGCACCGGCGGGCGGGTCATGGGGGACGAATGGTTCGTCTTCTACAACCAACTCCAGAGCCCGGACGGCTCGGTGGAGCACACCGGCGACAACCTCACCGGTGAGGGCGAGGGCGACGACGAGTCGCTGATCGTGAACCTCCTCAAGGTGCCGCCGCAGTGCGACAAGATCGTCTTTCCGGTCTCCATCCACATGGCCGACGAGCGGGGCCAGACCTTCGGACAGGTCTCCAACGCGTTCATCCGCGTCGTCAACCAGGCCGACGGCCAGGAACTCGCGCGCTACGACCTCAGCGAGGACGCCGGCACCGAGACCGCGATGATCTTCGGCGAGCTCTACCGGTATCAGGGCGAGTGGAAGTTCAGAGCCGTGGGACAGGGGTATGCGTCGGGTCTGCGGGGCATCGCGCTCGACTTCGGGGTGAACGTCTCCTAG
- a CDS encoding TerD family protein has translation MGVSLSKGGNVSLTKEAPGLTAVIVGLGWDVRTTTGTDFDLDASALLVNNAGKVASDANFVFFNNLKSPDGSVEHTGDNTTGEGEGDDEAIKVDLATVPADVDKIVFPVSIYDAENRQQSFGQVRNAFIRVVNQAGGAEIARYDLSEDASTETAMVFGELYRHGAEWKFRAIGQGYASGLRGIAQDFGVNV, from the coding sequence GTGGGAGTCAGCCTCAGCAAGGGCGGCAACGTATCGCTGACCAAGGAGGCCCCGGGCCTGACCGCGGTCATCGTCGGTCTGGGGTGGGACGTCCGCACCACGACCGGCACCGACTTCGACCTGGACGCCAGCGCGCTGCTGGTGAACAACGCCGGCAAGGTCGCCAGTGACGCCAACTTCGTCTTCTTCAACAACCTCAAGAGCCCCGACGGCTCGGTCGAGCACACCGGTGACAACACCACCGGTGAAGGCGAGGGCGACGACGAGGCGATCAAGGTCGACCTCGCCACCGTCCCGGCCGACGTCGACAAGATCGTCTTTCCGGTGTCGATCTACGACGCCGAGAACCGGCAGCAGTCCTTCGGGCAGGTCCGCAACGCGTTCATCCGCGTCGTGAACCAGGCCGGCGGCGCCGAGATCGCCCGCTACGACCTCAGCGAGGACGCGAGCACGGAGACCGCGATGGTCTTCGGCGAGCTGTACCGGCACGGCGCCGAGTGGAAGTTCCGTGCCATCGGCCAGGGCTACGCCTCGGGTCTGCGCGGCATCGCGCAGGACTTCGGCGTCAACGTCTGA
- a CDS encoding peroxiredoxin → MAIQVGDKAPEFELKDNHGRAVKLSDFRGDKNVVLLFYPFAFTGVCTGELCEVRDHLPQFADRDTQVLAVSNDSIHTLRVFAEQEGLEYPLLSDFWPHGEVSRAYGVFAEDKGCAVRGTFVIDKEGVVRWTVVNALPDARDLGEYVKALDTL, encoded by the coding sequence ATGGCGATCCAGGTCGGCGACAAGGCCCCCGAGTTCGAGCTCAAGGACAACCACGGCCGGGCCGTGAAGCTCTCCGACTTCCGGGGCGACAAGAACGTCGTCCTGCTCTTCTACCCCTTCGCCTTCACCGGCGTCTGCACCGGGGAGCTGTGCGAGGTGCGCGACCACCTGCCGCAGTTCGCCGACCGCGACACCCAGGTGCTCGCCGTGTCCAACGACTCGATCCACACCCTGCGCGTCTTCGCCGAGCAGGAGGGCCTGGAGTACCCGCTGCTCAGCGACTTCTGGCCGCACGGCGAGGTGTCCCGTGCCTATGGCGTCTTCGCCGAGGACAAGGGCTGCGCGGTGCGCGGCACCTTCGTCATCGACAAGGAGGGCGTCGTGCGCTGGACGGTCGTCAACGCCCTGCCGGACGCCCGGGACCTCGGCGAGTACGTCAAGGCACTCGACACCCTGTGA
- a CDS encoding DUF3052 domain-containing protein, with the protein MSATADHAEERTSPAVRLGFQPEQVVQEIGYDDDVDQELRESIEEVIGSDLVDEDYDDVADAVVLWFRDDDGDLTDALVDATTYIEEGGSILLLTPKTGRTGYVEPSDISEAATTAGLSASKSVSVGKDWSGSRLVTPKAAKSKK; encoded by the coding sequence GTGAGCGCGACCGCGGACCACGCGGAGGAGCGGACCAGCCCTGCCGTCAGGCTGGGTTTCCAGCCCGAGCAGGTGGTCCAGGAGATCGGCTACGACGACGACGTCGACCAGGAGCTCCGCGAGTCCATCGAGGAAGTCATCGGCAGCGATCTGGTGGACGAGGACTACGACGACGTCGCCGACGCCGTGGTGCTCTGGTTCCGCGACGATGACGGAGACCTGACGGATGCGCTGGTGGACGCCACCACGTACATCGAGGAAGGCGGGTCGATCCTCCTCCTGACGCCGAAGACCGGCCGTACGGGATACGTGGAGCCGAGCGACATCTCCGAAGCCGCGACGACTGCGGGTCTGTCGGCCAGCAAGAGCGTCAGCGTAGGCAAGGACTGGAGCGGCAGCCGGCTGGTGACGCCCAAGGCGGCCAAGTCCAAGAAGTGA